The proteins below come from a single Epinephelus moara isolate mb chromosome 19, YSFRI_EMoa_1.0, whole genome shotgun sequence genomic window:
- the LOC126406742 gene encoding pleckstrin homology domain-containing family A member 1-like isoform X1 produces the protein MPYVDRQNRICGFLDIEENESSGKFLRRYFILDTQQGSLVWFMDNPQNLPVGTECVGSLKLTYISKVSDATKLRPKAEFCFVINAGMRKFFLQANDQQDLVDWVNALNKATKITVPKLPDGQQNAENQRTLPDVVGPKKQVSYKTEIIGGVPIVTQTQHDGGDGADRAEREAMHRSHSQLPYFLGRPTQEHTVIKSGYCVKQGAVMRNWKRRYFLLEENSMSYFKSDLEKEPLRMIPLKEVHKVQECKQSDIMMRDNLFEVVTTSRTFYIQADSPEEMHSWIKAVSGAIVAQRGPGRSAATEHGGRSTFYRSHAGPPVPRSPISAMPPCYPEWGAAVTCGTRSQPGMGQRALHEPAATAQSQPHASTPVPAGDAPGKVTCEPPATTIDSSEESPWRRRSSFEPHMPEPPLDLDDADLPVSEV, from the exons ATGCCTTACGTGGACCGACAGAACCGCATCTGTGGCTTCTTGGACATAGAGGAGAACGAGAGCAGTGGCAAGTTCCTGCGTCGTTACTTCATACTGGACACGCAGCAGGGAAGCTTGGTGTGGTTCATGGACAACCCACAG AACCTGCCTGTTGGTACAGAGTGTGTTGGCTCCCTCAAGCTCACCTACATCTCTAAG GTCAGCGATGCCACTAAGCTGAGGCCTAAGGCAGAATTCTGCTTCG TCATCAATGCTGGGATGAGGAAGTTCTTCCTGCAGGCCAACGATCAGCAGGATCTTGTGGACTGGGTCAACGCTCTCAATAAAGCCACCAAGATCACT GTGCCAAAGTTGCCTGATGGGCAGCAGAATGCAGAGAACCAGAGGACTTTGCCGGACGTGGTAGGGCCCAAGAAACAAGTCTCCTATAAGACGGAGATCATTGGAGGAGTCCCCATCGTCACCCAGACACAG CACGACGGTGGCGATGgtgcagacagagcagagcGTGAGGCCATGCATCGGTCCCACAGCCAGCTGCCGTATTTCCTGGGCAGGCCGACTCAGGAGCACACCGTCATCAAGTCGGGCTACTGCGTCAAGCAGGGAGCTGTG ATGAGGAACTGGAAACGGCGCTACTTCCTACTGGAAGAAAACTCAATGAGTTACTTCAAGTCAGACTTG GAGAAGGAGCCTCTAAGAATGATCCCACTGAAGGAAGTTCACAAAGTCCAGGAGTGCAAACAGAG TGACATTATGATGAGAGATAATTTGTTTGAAGTCGTCACCACATCAAGGACGTTTTACATACAG GCGGACAGCCCAGAGGAGATGCACAGCTGGATCAAGGCAGTCTCAGGGGCCATAGTGGCCCAGCGGGGGCCTGGGAGGTCTGCCGCTACA GAACACGGCGGCCGCTCCACTTTCTACCGCAGCCACGCGGGTCCCCCCGTCCCTCGCTCGCCCATATCTGCCATGCCACCATGCTACCCAGAGTGGGGGGCTGCTGTCACGTGCGGCACACGCTCGCAGCCTGGCATGGGACAGCGAGCACTTCATGAGCCTGCTGCCACGGCCCAGTCACAACCACACGCCAGCACGCCTGTCCCTGCAGGAGACGCGCCTGGCAAAGTGACCTGCGAGCCACCTGCGACCACCATCGATAGCTCTGAGGAGTCACCGTGGCGACGGCGGAGCAGCTTTGAGCCCCACATGCCTGAACCACCCCTGGACCTGGATGACGCTGACCTGCCAGTGAGCGAGGTCTGA
- the LOC126406742 gene encoding pleckstrin homology domain-containing family A member 1-like isoform X2, whose protein sequence is MPYVDRQNRICGFLDIEENESSGKFLRRYFILDTQQGSLVWFMDNPQNLPVGTECVGSLKLTYISKVSDATKLRPKAEFCFVINAGMRKFFLQANDQQDLVDWVNALNKATKITVPKLPDGQQNAENQRTLPDVVGPKKQVSYKTEIIGGVPIVTQTQHDGGDGADRAEREAMHRSHSQLPYFLGRPTQEHTVIKSGYCVKQGAVMRNWKRRYFLLEENSMSYFKSDLEKEPLRMIPLKEVHKVQECKQSDIMMRDNLFEVVTTSRTFYIQADSPEEMHSWIKAVSGAIVAQRGPGRSAATMRQARRLSNPCIQRYTSRIGECSSTNTAAAPLSTAATRVPPSLARPYLPCHHATQSGGLLSRAAHARSLAWDSEHFMSLLPRPSHNHTPARLSLQETRLAK, encoded by the exons ATGCCTTACGTGGACCGACAGAACCGCATCTGTGGCTTCTTGGACATAGAGGAGAACGAGAGCAGTGGCAAGTTCCTGCGTCGTTACTTCATACTGGACACGCAGCAGGGAAGCTTGGTGTGGTTCATGGACAACCCACAG AACCTGCCTGTTGGTACAGAGTGTGTTGGCTCCCTCAAGCTCACCTACATCTCTAAG GTCAGCGATGCCACTAAGCTGAGGCCTAAGGCAGAATTCTGCTTCG TCATCAATGCTGGGATGAGGAAGTTCTTCCTGCAGGCCAACGATCAGCAGGATCTTGTGGACTGGGTCAACGCTCTCAATAAAGCCACCAAGATCACT GTGCCAAAGTTGCCTGATGGGCAGCAGAATGCAGAGAACCAGAGGACTTTGCCGGACGTGGTAGGGCCCAAGAAACAAGTCTCCTATAAGACGGAGATCATTGGAGGAGTCCCCATCGTCACCCAGACACAG CACGACGGTGGCGATGgtgcagacagagcagagcGTGAGGCCATGCATCGGTCCCACAGCCAGCTGCCGTATTTCCTGGGCAGGCCGACTCAGGAGCACACCGTCATCAAGTCGGGCTACTGCGTCAAGCAGGGAGCTGTG ATGAGGAACTGGAAACGGCGCTACTTCCTACTGGAAGAAAACTCAATGAGTTACTTCAAGTCAGACTTG GAGAAGGAGCCTCTAAGAATGATCCCACTGAAGGAAGTTCACAAAGTCCAGGAGTGCAAACAGAG TGACATTATGATGAGAGATAATTTGTTTGAAGTCGTCACCACATCAAGGACGTTTTACATACAG GCGGACAGCCCAGAGGAGATGCACAGCTGGATCAAGGCAGTCTCAGGGGCCATAGTGGCCCAGCGGGGGCCTGGGAGGTCTGCCGCTACA ATGCGGCAGGCCAGACGGCTGTCGAACCCCTGTATACAGAGGTATACGTCTcgaatcggggagtgcagcagcAC GAACACGGCGGCCGCTCCACTTTCTACCGCAGCCACGCGGGTCCCCCCGTCCCTCGCTCGCCCATATCTGCCATGCCACCATGCTACCCAGAGTGGGGGGCTGCTGTCACGTGCGGCACACGCTCGCAGCCTGGCATGGGACAGCGAGCACTTCATGAGCCTGCTGCCACGGCCCAGTCACAACCACACGCCAGCACGCCTGTCCCTGCAGGAGACGCGCCTGGCAAAGTGA
- the LOC126406742 gene encoding pleckstrin homology domain-containing family A member 1-like isoform X4, which produces MPYVDRQNRICGFLDIEENESSGKFLRRYFILDTQQGSLVWFMDNPQNLPVGTECVGSLKLTYISKVSDATKLRPKAEFCFVINAGMRKFFLQANDQQDLVDWVNALNKATKITVPKLPDGQQNAENQRTLPDVVGPKKQVSYKTEIIGGVPIVTQTQHDGGDGADRAEREAMHRSHSQLPYFLGRPTQEHTVIKSGYCVKQGAVMRNWKRRYFLLEENSMSYFKSDLEKEPLRMIPLKEVHKVQECKQSDIMMRDNLFEVVTTSRTFYIQADSPEEMHSWIKAVSGAIVAQRGPGRSAATMRQARRLSNPCIQRYTSRIGECSSTLLQLCTCLRCVTSCLSLLLPPVRCLNTAAAPLSTAATRVPPSLARPYLPCHHATQSGGLLSRAAHARSLAWDSEHFMSLLPRPSHNHTPARLSLQETRLAK; this is translated from the exons ATGCCTTACGTGGACCGACAGAACCGCATCTGTGGCTTCTTGGACATAGAGGAGAACGAGAGCAGTGGCAAGTTCCTGCGTCGTTACTTCATACTGGACACGCAGCAGGGAAGCTTGGTGTGGTTCATGGACAACCCACAG AACCTGCCTGTTGGTACAGAGTGTGTTGGCTCCCTCAAGCTCACCTACATCTCTAAG GTCAGCGATGCCACTAAGCTGAGGCCTAAGGCAGAATTCTGCTTCG TCATCAATGCTGGGATGAGGAAGTTCTTCCTGCAGGCCAACGATCAGCAGGATCTTGTGGACTGGGTCAACGCTCTCAATAAAGCCACCAAGATCACT GTGCCAAAGTTGCCTGATGGGCAGCAGAATGCAGAGAACCAGAGGACTTTGCCGGACGTGGTAGGGCCCAAGAAACAAGTCTCCTATAAGACGGAGATCATTGGAGGAGTCCCCATCGTCACCCAGACACAG CACGACGGTGGCGATGgtgcagacagagcagagcGTGAGGCCATGCATCGGTCCCACAGCCAGCTGCCGTATTTCCTGGGCAGGCCGACTCAGGAGCACACCGTCATCAAGTCGGGCTACTGCGTCAAGCAGGGAGCTGTG ATGAGGAACTGGAAACGGCGCTACTTCCTACTGGAAGAAAACTCAATGAGTTACTTCAAGTCAGACTTG GAGAAGGAGCCTCTAAGAATGATCCCACTGAAGGAAGTTCACAAAGTCCAGGAGTGCAAACAGAG TGACATTATGATGAGAGATAATTTGTTTGAAGTCGTCACCACATCAAGGACGTTTTACATACAG GCGGACAGCCCAGAGGAGATGCACAGCTGGATCAAGGCAGTCTCAGGGGCCATAGTGGCCCAGCGGGGGCCTGGGAGGTCTGCCGCTACA ATGCGGCAGGCCAGACGGCTGTCGAACCCCTGTATACAGAGGTATACGTCTcgaatcggggagtgcagcagcAC tctgctgcagctgtgtacCTGTCTTAGATGTGTGACATCCTGcttgtctctcctcctccctcctgttcGCTgcct GAACACGGCGGCCGCTCCACTTTCTACCGCAGCCACGCGGGTCCCCCCGTCCCTCGCTCGCCCATATCTGCCATGCCACCATGCTACCCAGAGTGGGGGGCTGCTGTCACGTGCGGCACACGCTCGCAGCCTGGCATGGGACAGCGAGCACTTCATGAGCCTGCTGCCACGGCCCAGTCACAACCACACGCCAGCACGCCTGTCCCTGCAGGAGACGCGCCTGGCAAAGTGA
- the LOC126406742 gene encoding pleckstrin homology domain-containing family A member 1-like isoform X3: MPYVDRQNRICGFLDIEENESSGKFLRRYFILDTQQGSLVWFMDNPQNLPVGTECVGSLKLTYISKVSDATKLRPKAEFCFVINAGMRKFFLQANDQQDLVDWVNALNKATKITVPKLPDGQQNAENQRTLPDVVGPKKQVSYKTEIIGGVPIVTQTQHDGGDGADRAEREAMHRSHSQLPYFLGRPTQEHTVIKSGYCVKQGAVMRNWKRRYFLLEENSMSYFKSDLEKEPLRMIPLKEVHKVQECKQSDIMMRDNLFEVVTTSRTFYIQADSPEEMHSWIKAVSGAIVAQRGPGRSAATSAAAVYLS; this comes from the exons ATGCCTTACGTGGACCGACAGAACCGCATCTGTGGCTTCTTGGACATAGAGGAGAACGAGAGCAGTGGCAAGTTCCTGCGTCGTTACTTCATACTGGACACGCAGCAGGGAAGCTTGGTGTGGTTCATGGACAACCCACAG AACCTGCCTGTTGGTACAGAGTGTGTTGGCTCCCTCAAGCTCACCTACATCTCTAAG GTCAGCGATGCCACTAAGCTGAGGCCTAAGGCAGAATTCTGCTTCG TCATCAATGCTGGGATGAGGAAGTTCTTCCTGCAGGCCAACGATCAGCAGGATCTTGTGGACTGGGTCAACGCTCTCAATAAAGCCACCAAGATCACT GTGCCAAAGTTGCCTGATGGGCAGCAGAATGCAGAGAACCAGAGGACTTTGCCGGACGTGGTAGGGCCCAAGAAACAAGTCTCCTATAAGACGGAGATCATTGGAGGAGTCCCCATCGTCACCCAGACACAG CACGACGGTGGCGATGgtgcagacagagcagagcGTGAGGCCATGCATCGGTCCCACAGCCAGCTGCCGTATTTCCTGGGCAGGCCGACTCAGGAGCACACCGTCATCAAGTCGGGCTACTGCGTCAAGCAGGGAGCTGTG ATGAGGAACTGGAAACGGCGCTACTTCCTACTGGAAGAAAACTCAATGAGTTACTTCAAGTCAGACTTG GAGAAGGAGCCTCTAAGAATGATCCCACTGAAGGAAGTTCACAAAGTCCAGGAGTGCAAACAGAG TGACATTATGATGAGAGATAATTTGTTTGAAGTCGTCACCACATCAAGGACGTTTTACATACAG GCGGACAGCCCAGAGGAGATGCACAGCTGGATCAAGGCAGTCTCAGGGGCCATAGTGGCCCAGCGGGGGCCTGGGAGGTCTGCCGCTACA tctgctgcagctgtgtacCTGTCTTAG